The proteins below come from a single Sander vitreus isolate 19-12246 chromosome 15, sanVit1, whole genome shotgun sequence genomic window:
- the LOC144530580 gene encoding cyclin-dependent kinase 5 activator 1-like isoform X2, which yields MGTVLSLSPSYRKAVLFEDGPATVGHYTAVQNSKNAKDAAAAAGKSLKRPSIISVLPWKRIVAVSAKRKGSKKLQADGGDGGKGSPLDGHATATDNSASSSLKLKKSQSCANLSSYSSSQDPSATTTTTSSNLPNSITGSGIQTSTATGTPKRVIVQASTSELMRSLGEFLCRRCYRLKRLSPTDPVLWLRSVDRSLLLQGWQDQGFITPANVVFLYMLCRDVVSSEVASERELQASLLTCLYLSYSYMGNEISYPLKPFLVEAEKEAFWDRCLEIINRMSGKMLQINTDPHFFTQVFADLKNESKKEEEKTKLLIGLDR from the exons ATGGGTACGgtgctgtctctgtctcccagcTACCGCAAGGCCGTGCTGTTTGAGGACGGCCCGGCCACTGTAGGCCACTACACAGCGGTCCAGAACAGCAAAAACGCTAAggatgctgctgcagcagccggAAAATCCCTCAAACGCCCTTCTATCATCAGtgtgttgccatggaaacgCATTGTGGCTGTATCGGCGAAGAGGAAGGGCTCCAAGAAGTTGCAGGCAGACGGCGGGGACGGCGGGAAAGGGAGCCCTCTGGATGGCCACGCCACGGCCACGGACAACTCAGCCTCCAGTAGCCTGAAGCTGAAGAAGTCTCAGTCCTGCGCTAACCTCTCCTCTTACTCCTCAAGCCAGGACCCCTcggccaccaccaccactacctcCTCCAACCTGCCC AATTCCATCACAGGTTCCGGGATTCAAACGTCTACCGCAACGGGCACACCAAAACGTGTCATTGTCCAG GCCTCCACCAGCGAACTGATGCGCAGCCTGGGTGAGTTCCTGTGCCGCCGGTGCTACAGACTGAAGCGTCTATCCCCGACCGACCCGGTGCTGTGGCTGCGCAGCGTCGACCGCTCCCTCCTGCTACAGGGCTGGCAGGATCAGGGCTTCATCACTCCGGCTAATGTGGTCTTCCTCTACATGCTGTGCCGCGATGTGGTCTCATCCGAGGTGGCCTCAGAGCGCGAGCTGCAAGCCTCACTGCTCACCTGCCTCTACCTTTCCTACTCCTACATGGGCAACGAGATCTCCTACCCGCTGAAGCCCTTCCTGGTCGAGGCAGAGAAGGAAGCCTTCTGGGACCGCTGCCTGGAGATCATCAACCGCATGAGCGGCAAAATGCTGCAGATCAACACCGACCCGCACTTCTTTACCCAGGTGTTTGCTGACCTGAAGAACGAGAgcaagaaagaagaggagaagacCAAACTCCTCATAGGGCTTGACCGATAA
- the LOC144530580 gene encoding cyclin-dependent kinase 5 activator 1-like isoform X1, which translates to MGTVLSLSPSYRKAVLFEDGPATVGHYTAVQNSKNAKDAAAAAGKSLKRPSIISVLPWKRIVAVSAKRKGSKKLQADGGDGGKGSPLDGHATATDNSASSSLKLKKSQSCANLSSYSSSQDPSATTTTTSSNLPVSKTLANVATVAAKKNSITGSGIQTSTATGTPKRVIVQASTSELMRSLGEFLCRRCYRLKRLSPTDPVLWLRSVDRSLLLQGWQDQGFITPANVVFLYMLCRDVVSSEVASERELQASLLTCLYLSYSYMGNEISYPLKPFLVEAEKEAFWDRCLEIINRMSGKMLQINTDPHFFTQVFADLKNESKKEEEKTKLLIGLDR; encoded by the exons ATGGGTACGgtgctgtctctgtctcccagcTACCGCAAGGCCGTGCTGTTTGAGGACGGCCCGGCCACTGTAGGCCACTACACAGCGGTCCAGAACAGCAAAAACGCTAAggatgctgctgcagcagccggAAAATCCCTCAAACGCCCTTCTATCATCAGtgtgttgccatggaaacgCATTGTGGCTGTATCGGCGAAGAGGAAGGGCTCCAAGAAGTTGCAGGCAGACGGCGGGGACGGCGGGAAAGGGAGCCCTCTGGATGGCCACGCCACGGCCACGGACAACTCAGCCTCCAGTAGCCTGAAGCTGAAGAAGTCTCAGTCCTGCGCTAACCTCTCCTCTTACTCCTCAAGCCAGGACCCCTcggccaccaccaccactacctcCTCCAACCTGCCCGTCTCCAAGACCTTGGCTAACGTAGCTACTGTTGCTGCCAAAAAGAATTCCATCACAGGTTCCGGGATTCAAACGTCTACCGCAACGGGCACACCAAAACGTGTCATTGTCCAG GCCTCCACCAGCGAACTGATGCGCAGCCTGGGTGAGTTCCTGTGCCGCCGGTGCTACAGACTGAAGCGTCTATCCCCGACCGACCCGGTGCTGTGGCTGCGCAGCGTCGACCGCTCCCTCCTGCTACAGGGCTGGCAGGATCAGGGCTTCATCACTCCGGCTAATGTGGTCTTCCTCTACATGCTGTGCCGCGATGTGGTCTCATCCGAGGTGGCCTCAGAGCGCGAGCTGCAAGCCTCACTGCTCACCTGCCTCTACCTTTCCTACTCCTACATGGGCAACGAGATCTCCTACCCGCTGAAGCCCTTCCTGGTCGAGGCAGAGAAGGAAGCCTTCTGGGACCGCTGCCTGGAGATCATCAACCGCATGAGCGGCAAAATGCTGCAGATCAACACCGACCCGCACTTCTTTACCCAGGTGTTTGCTGACCTGAAGAACGAGAgcaagaaagaagaggagaagacCAAACTCCTCATAGGGCTTGACCGATAA